From a single Thermothielavioides terrestris NRRL 8126 chromosome 1, complete sequence genomic region:
- a CDS encoding glycoside hydrolase family 16 protein (CAZy_ID 269766) produces the protein MASSIVRLGAAAALAYGSGAAALQSYQLSESYNPTNFFDKFNFFDGKDPNSGFVQYRNRTYASSHGLIQTGTNDVTIRVDTTGTDQNGRSSVRLESINTYNSGLFIADFTHLPYAPCGAWPAFWMVGPNWPTDGEIDIYEGWNLAPTNKVVLHTDSPTISGTCRIQQGDFTGTLEYPDCWTNDPTQPSNAGCAVEEKNGLFGNAAGGVYATEWQEDSIKVWSWSHNSVPADVTSGKPNPANWGKPTLAAGSQCDVKSAFRDMRLILNINFCGDAAGNTWPGSACQKSTNVPACYTYVQWNPHVYNSTFWSVRSIKVLDFDYDVDQVLDFDYDVGQVLDFDHDVGQVLDFDHDYLFDFDHVFNFDHDHVLDLDQHVDGVPHLHTATETESDCPDDNATSTTTGAATTETGSSTSTTATATATETESDCPDDNATSTTTGAATTETGSSTTATATATETESDCPDDNATSTTTGAATTETGSSTTATATGTAAPSSSVPDVTDIVTATATATGGFTTSTIYTTITSTITSCAPTVTNCPARTVTSVIPIGTTVCPVTEASSAPVTTETATLPEGWTTSTVYSTITYTITSCAASVTNCPARVTTSVVAVGTTVCPIASLSASPSTSAGVNPSEVVSTVRSFTTVSKTTTVVLPRPSGSAAGSSSSPVLVASPAPSSSAGSSPASPSVPSVVVGGNNGTASVPPVQVVTASQPGASTSLSQPVTAGGGRMMAGSGLMALLLGAAAAMLI, from the exons ATGGCCTCCTCCATCGTCCGGCtgggcgccgcggctgccCTAGCCTACGGCTccggtgctgccgccctCCAGTCCTACCAACTCTCGGAGTCATACAACCCCACCAACTTCTTTGACAAGTTCAACTTCTTCGATGGCAAGGACCCCAACAGTGGATTCGTTCAGTACAGAAACAGAACCTACGCCAGCTCCCATGGCCTCATCCAGACGGGGACCAACGACGTGACCATCCGCGTCGATACGACCGGCACCGACCAGAACGGACGCAGCAGCGTCCGGCTGGAGAGTATCAACACGTACAATTCGGGCCTGTTCATCGCCGATTTCACCCACCTGCCCTACGCTCCCTGTGGTGCTTGGCCAGCCTTCTGGATGGTGGGCCCCAACTGGCCCACGGATGGCGAGATCGACATCTACGAGGGCTGGAACCTGGCCCCGACGAACAAGGTTGTGCTGCACACGGATAGCCCGACCATCTCGGGCACGTGCCGGATCCAGCAGGGCGACTTCACTGGCACCCTGGAGTACCCCGACTGCTGGACCAACGACCCGACCCAGCCCAGCAATGCGGGTTGTGCCGTTGAGGAGAAGAACGGCCTGTTCGGGaatgccgccggcggcgtct ACGCTACCGAGTGGCAGGAAGACAGCATCAAGGTCTGGAGCTGGTCTCATAACAGCGTCCCCGCTGATGTCACGAGTGGCAAACCCAACCCGGCGAACTGGGGTAAGCCCACTCTCGCCGCGGGCAGCCAGTGCGATGTCAAGTCGGCATTCCGCGACATGCGCTTGATCCTGAATATCAACTTCTGCGGTGACGCTGCCGGCAACACCTGGCCCGGATCTGCGTGCCAGAAGAGTACCAATGTCCCCGCGTGCTATACCTACGTGCAGTGGAACCCGCACGTCTACAACAGCACGTTCTGGTCCGTCCGGAGCATCAAG GTCCTCGACTTCGACTACGACGTCGACCAGGTCCTCGACTTCGACTACGACGTCGGCCAGGTCCTCGACTTCGACCACGACGTCGGCCAGGTCCTCGACTTCGACCACGACTACCTCTTTGACTTCGACCACGTCTTCAATTTCGACCACGACCacgtcctcgacctcgaccagcacgtcgacggcgtcccCCACCTCCAC ACCGCCACGGAGACCGAGAGCGACTGCCCTGATGACAACGCCACCTCCACCACGACCGGTGCTGCCACCACGGAGACTGGGTCGAGCACAAGCACGACGGCTACCGCGACTGCCACTGAGACCGAGAGCGACTGCCCTGACGACAACGCCACCTCCACCACGACCGGTGCTGCCACCACGGAGACTGGGTCAAGCACGACGGCTACCGCGACTGCCACTGAGACCGAGAGCGACTGCCCCGATGACAACGCCACCTCCACCACGACCGGTGCTGCCACCACGGAGACTGGGTCGAGCACGACGGCTACCGCGACCGGGACCGCTGCGCCTTCCAGCTCGGTCCCCGACGTGACCGATATTGTCACTGctaccgcgaccgcgaccggaGGCTTCACCACGTCGACCATTTACACCACGATCACGTCGACCATTACGTCGTGCGCGCCGACCGTGACCAACTGCCCCGCGCGCACCGTTACGTCGGTCATCCCCATCGGCACGACCGTCTGCCCCGTGACCgaggccagctcggcgccggtgACGACGGAGACGGCCACCCTGCCGGAGGGCTGGACCACGTCGACCGTCTACTCCACCATCACGTACACGATCACGTCGTGCGCGGCGTCGGTCACCAACTGCCCGGCCCGCGTGACCACGTCGGTGGTTGCCGTCGGCACCACCGTCTGCCCGATCGCGTCGCTCAGCGCCAgccccagcaccagcgccggcgtcaaCCCCAGCGAGGTCGTCAGCACGGTGCGCTCCTTCACCACCGTCTCCAAGACGACGACCGTCGTGCTGCCCCGCCCCAGCGGGTCGGCCGCCGggtcgtcgtcatcgccggtcctcgtcgccagcccggccccctcctcctccgccggctcctctcccgcctccccctccgTGCCGAGCGTGGTGGTCGGTGGCAACAACGGCACCGCCTCCGTGCCGCCGGTCCAGGTCGTTACCGCCAGCCAGCCgggcgccagcaccagcctgTCGCAGCCGGTgactgccggcggcggccgcatgatggcgggcagcgggctgatggcgctgctgcttggtgcggccgcggcgatgTTGATCTAA